One Pongo pygmaeus isolate AG05252 chromosome 10, NHGRI_mPonPyg2-v2.0_pri, whole genome shotgun sequence genomic window carries:
- the LOC129010876 gene encoding small ribosomal subunit protein eS27-like, with translation MDMKCPGCYKIAMVFSQAQTVVLCVGGSTVLCQPTAEKANLTE, from the coding sequence ATGGATATGAAATGCCCAGGATGCTATAAAATCGCCATGGTCTTTAGCCAGGCACAAACAGTAGTTTTATGTGTTGGTGGCTCCACTGTTCTCTGCCAGCCTACAGCAGAAAAAGCAAACCTTACAGAATAA